One window of the Mycobacterium sp. SVM_VP21 genome contains the following:
- a CDS encoding TQXA domain-containing protein codes for MTVSTSVFPFLDTEPTVTVRRRVQPRPAVDIDRMTRYHGGTYSHTVDRIVFTDGTSARTDLIRLNPGIAAYSLDFHGIAPTRPSAYRIDTWSAVPSLRAGARDPREVQVDWILRNSVPRLTTVELSRRLREAGHRLGRGNITEHEAIAATQAAIWRLTNGLELDTRARTEPVRVLRDADGVTVEFEESLELGGYTLELVASEPVTMTLHKSDDGRSWREVPSSRLAAEAAGAHRKALGVGATVGGHRFYRLSAAGPRTAATLGDVDFWLNGTSTYRNADRIVALYRYLLAGAARARTTAPGLNVSAATMVKGLVGPLRLSVADSAALSAEGAALLDADGNELIGPVEPGSVFYLRPRPGAVSARVRVTVPGTDDGYGGRVITGIAGEQDSQMFTPVALAVPAALVVDFELSWSQRRALPHRSRRPRSGARST; via the coding sequence ATGACCGTTTCAACCTCCGTTTTTCCTTTTCTCGACACCGAGCCCACGGTGACCGTCCGTCGCAGGGTGCAACCGCGCCCGGCCGTCGACATCGATCGAATGACTCGCTATCACGGCGGCACGTATTCGCACACCGTCGACCGGATCGTGTTCACCGACGGCACCAGCGCGCGCACCGATCTGATTCGGCTGAACCCCGGCATCGCGGCGTACTCGCTGGACTTCCACGGCATCGCGCCCACCCGGCCGTCGGCGTACCGGATCGACACCTGGTCGGCGGTTCCGAGCCTGCGTGCCGGCGCCCGTGACCCCCGCGAAGTTCAGGTCGATTGGATCCTGCGCAACTCGGTCCCGCGGCTGACCACCGTCGAGTTGAGCCGTCGGCTGCGGGAGGCCGGCCACCGGCTGGGACGCGGCAACATCACCGAGCACGAGGCGATAGCCGCCACCCAGGCCGCGATCTGGCGGTTGACCAACGGTTTGGAGCTGGACACCCGCGCCCGTACCGAGCCGGTCCGGGTGCTGCGCGACGCCGACGGGGTGACCGTCGAGTTCGAAGAGTCCCTCGAATTGGGCGGCTACACCCTGGAACTGGTCGCCTCGGAGCCGGTAACGATGACCCTGCACAAGTCCGACGACGGCCGTAGCTGGCGGGAGGTGCCCTCGTCGCGGCTGGCCGCCGAGGCCGCCGGCGCTCATCGCAAGGCGCTAGGCGTGGGTGCCACCGTCGGCGGCCACCGGTTCTACCGCCTGTCGGCGGCCGGACCGCGCACGGCGGCCACTCTCGGCGACGTCGACTTTTGGCTCAACGGCACCAGCACCTATCGCAATGCCGACCGCATCGTGGCCCTCTACCGGTACCTGCTGGCCGGTGCGGCCCGGGCGCGCACCACCGCACCCGGATTGAACGTCTCGGCCGCCACCATGGTTAAGGGTCTGGTGGGGCCGCTGCGCCTGTCCGTCGCCGACTCTGCCGCACTGAGCGCCGAAGGTGCGGCGCTGCTGGACGCCGACGGCAACGAGCTGATCGGCCCGGTGGAGCCGGGCAGCGTCTTCTACCTGCGTCCGCGCCCGGGCGCGGTGTCGGCACGGGTGCGCGTCACGGTGCCCGGCACCGATGACGGCTACGGCGGTCGGGTAATCACCGGTATTGCCGGAGAACAGGACTCGCAGATGTTTACCCCGGTGGCGCTGGCGGTTCCGGCCGCGCTGGTCGTCGACTTCGAGCTCTCTTGGTCGCAGCGGCGGGCCTTGCCGCACCGGTCCCGACGACCGCGGTCAGGAGCTCGATCCACTTAG
- a CDS encoding M1 family metallopeptidase produces the protein MSKPTKIPAKSVTAPAPVLDPYLPDSGNSGYRVSRYELDLEYKVSSNRLSGTATITAVALAALREVTLDLADTLSVAKVWVNGRPPRRFATSAGKLRITLAATVPTGAALVIAVRYSGSPRPSETLWGEVGFEELSDGALVSGQPNGAPSWFPCDDHPYSKASYRIEISTDSPYYAVANGELISRRARATRTTWTYEQPEPTPTYLVTLQIGRYVARRVPGSAVAIRAVLPARLQTEFEQDFAEQEQMMELFVRLFGPYPLAAGYTVLVTDDNLEIPLEAQGISIFGANHCDGTGRSNRLIAHELAHQWFGNSVTLRRWSDIWLHEGFACYAEWLWSEHSGGPSADQLARRYHRQLAGLPQDLLLADPGPADMFDDRVYKRGAITLHLLRERLGDDAFFALLRDWTSRYRHGNAGTEDFTALAAGYTSESLRPLWQDWLYSAAVPPLAAPR, from the coding sequence ATGAGCAAACCCACAAAGATTCCCGCGAAGTCGGTCACGGCCCCGGCACCTGTTCTTGACCCCTATCTGCCCGACAGTGGCAACAGCGGTTACCGGGTGTCGCGCTACGAACTCGATCTGGAGTACAAGGTCAGCAGTAACCGGCTCTCGGGCACCGCGACCATCACCGCGGTCGCGCTGGCCGCACTGCGCGAGGTCACACTCGACCTTGCCGACACCCTGTCGGTGGCCAAGGTGTGGGTGAACGGCCGCCCGCCGCGCCGCTTCGCCACCTCGGCGGGAAAACTGCGGATCACGCTGGCCGCGACGGTGCCGACGGGTGCGGCACTGGTGATCGCCGTCCGATACTCTGGATCACCGCGCCCCAGCGAAACACTTTGGGGTGAAGTGGGTTTCGAGGAACTGTCCGACGGTGCGCTGGTGTCCGGCCAGCCCAACGGTGCACCGTCATGGTTCCCCTGTGATGATCACCCCTATTCCAAGGCCAGCTACCGGATCGAGATCAGCACCGACAGTCCGTATTACGCGGTCGCCAACGGCGAACTGATATCGCGACGGGCCCGCGCCACCCGCACCACCTGGACCTACGAGCAGCCCGAGCCGACACCGACGTATCTGGTCACCCTGCAGATCGGCCGGTACGTGGCCCGCCGGGTACCGGGATCGGCGGTGGCAATTCGTGCGGTGCTGCCCGCGCGCCTGCAGACCGAGTTCGAGCAGGATTTCGCAGAGCAGGAACAGATGATGGAGCTGTTCGTGCGGCTGTTCGGGCCCTATCCGCTGGCGGCCGGCTACACCGTGCTGGTGACCGACGACAACTTGGAGATACCCCTTGAAGCACAGGGGATTTCGATCTTCGGCGCCAACCACTGCGACGGCACCGGAAGATCTAACCGACTGATCGCCCACGAACTGGCCCACCAATGGTTCGGCAACAGCGTCACCCTGCGGCGCTGGAGCGATATCTGGCTGCATGAGGGGTTCGCCTGCTACGCCGAATGGCTGTGGTCGGAGCACTCCGGCGGGCCGAGCGCCGACCAGCTGGCACGGCGTTACCACCGACAACTGGCGGGCCTGCCACAAGATCTGCTGTTGGCCGATCCCGGGCCGGCCGACATGTTCGACGACCGGGTGTACAAGCGCGGCGCGATCACCCTGCACCTGCTGCGCGAACGGCTGGGCGACGACGCCTTCTTCGCCCTGCTGCGCGACTGGACATCGCGCTACCGCCACGGCAACGCCGGCACCGAAGACTTCACCGCGCTGGCCGCCGGCTATACCTCGGAATCGCTGCGGCCGCTGTGGCAGGACTGGCTGTATTCCGCCGCCGTTCCACCGCTGGCAGCACCCCGTTAA
- a CDS encoding AMP-binding protein: MPSLQVPAQYLRGSSAPQPRTLIAILQETATRYPDAPAIDDGNVVLTYAELIEDIADSVAWLAARGLGRGDRIGIRMPSGNYALYVAILSTLATGAAYVPVDADDPPERAELVFNEAQVAAVITEQGLIRGPGASRGWRATAPQTSDDAWIIFTSGSTGTPKGVAITHRNAAAFVDAEAQLFLQDNPIGPGDRVLAGLSVAFDASCEEMWLAWRYGACLVPAPRSLVRSGMDLGPWLVARDVTVVSTVPTLAALWPAEALEAVRLLIFGGEACPPELVARLAVDGREVWNTYGPTETTVVACAAKLDGTGPVQIGLPLLGWDLAVLGPDGSPVAAGEVGELVISGVGLGRYLDPDRDAEKYAPLPELDWPRAYRSGDLVRLDADGLVFCGRADDQVKVGGRRIELGEVDSALVMLPGVSGGAAAVRTSAAGTPLLVGYLVSTDPDFDLGAARAELGRQLPAALVPRLVLVDELPTRTSGKVDRDALPWPVGPEPGALPGGVLGDDPDSTLGWLAGLWRDVLGAPVHDEQADFFALGGGSLQAAQLVAAVRQRYPQTTVAQLYDRPRLGSLAGFLDDMGRSDTGADAASRAVAPTPWQTQAAQVLLSVPLATLTGLQWVTWLTLINNVVSLMHPLPWLVRLDWWWVIAAFVLFVTPLGRMGIAALGARALLSNLQPGTYRRGGPEHLRVWIAERLATASGAENLSGAPWLVYYARALGNKIGEGVDLHSAPPVTGMLTLGHRCSIEPEVDLTGHWIDGDAFHVGPVTVGNDATIGARTTLLPGAAVGKDADVAPGSGVVGEVKKGQYWTGSPAVKSGKAHHPWPDHRPPPKPVWAAVYGLTSILLGGLPLLALGVGLAVLGWAVRDCVTLADAIRPAVLATPLAALVAMFSYAALTVVGVRLLSIGLRDGYHPVRSRVGWQLWATERLMDDARDYLFPVYASLITPWWLRLLGAKVGDGTEISTALVIPKFTTIADGAFLADDTMVASYELGGGWIHVAPATIGKRAFLGNSGITQPGRRVPDNSLVAVLSTAPHKAKTGSSWLGSPPVRLRRKAADLDAERTFEPPLRLKLMRALMETFRLIPVIVTFAIGAAVLGALQWGATRFGYGWTALGSGVTLLAAGAVAGGSAVVAKWLTVGRIRASQRPLWSSFVWRNEVSDAFVETVAAPWFARAATGTPVMNLWLRALGATIGRGVWCETYWLPEADLVTLAAGATVNRGCVVQTHLFHDRIMQMDTVTLDAGATLGPNCVALPAARLGAGATVGPASLVMRGDEVPAATRWQGNPIAPWPVSGKKRGSSAAASQEPAA; encoded by the coding sequence GTGCCCTCACTGCAAGTCCCCGCGCAATATCTGCGCGGCTCCTCGGCGCCGCAGCCCCGCACCCTGATCGCCATTCTGCAAGAGACCGCTACCCGCTACCCCGACGCTCCCGCCATCGACGACGGCAACGTGGTGTTGACCTACGCGGAGCTGATCGAGGACATCGCCGACAGCGTCGCATGGCTGGCCGCCCGCGGTCTCGGCCGCGGCGATCGCATCGGCATCCGGATGCCGTCGGGCAATTACGCACTGTATGTGGCGATCCTGTCCACGCTGGCGACCGGCGCGGCGTATGTGCCGGTGGATGCCGACGATCCGCCCGAGCGCGCCGAGCTGGTGTTCAACGAAGCCCAGGTGGCAGCGGTGATCACCGAACAGGGCCTGATCCGCGGACCCGGCGCGTCACGCGGCTGGCGGGCCACGGCACCGCAGACCAGCGACGACGCCTGGATCATCTTCACCTCGGGGTCCACCGGCACCCCGAAGGGCGTGGCCATCACGCACCGTAACGCGGCGGCCTTCGTCGACGCCGAAGCCCAGCTCTTCTTGCAGGACAACCCGATCGGGCCCGGCGACCGAGTGCTGGCCGGGCTGTCGGTCGCGTTCGACGCCTCCTGCGAGGAGATGTGGCTGGCGTGGCGCTACGGCGCCTGTCTGGTGCCGGCGCCACGGTCACTGGTGCGTAGCGGCATGGACCTGGGACCGTGGCTGGTGGCGCGCGACGTGACCGTGGTTTCGACTGTGCCAACCCTGGCGGCACTGTGGCCGGCCGAGGCGCTGGAGGCGGTCCGGCTGCTGATCTTCGGCGGGGAGGCTTGCCCGCCGGAGCTGGTGGCCCGGCTGGCGGTGGACGGCCGCGAGGTGTGGAACACCTACGGCCCCACCGAGACCACCGTGGTGGCCTGCGCGGCGAAGCTCGACGGCACCGGCCCGGTTCAGATCGGACTGCCGCTGTTGGGCTGGGATCTGGCCGTGCTCGGCCCCGATGGGTCACCGGTGGCCGCGGGCGAGGTCGGCGAGCTGGTGATCAGCGGGGTCGGGCTGGGCCGCTACCTGGACCCCGACCGCGACGCCGAGAAGTACGCGCCGCTGCCCGAGCTGGATTGGCCGCGGGCCTACCGCAGCGGCGATCTGGTGCGCCTGGACGCCGACGGGCTGGTGTTCTGCGGCCGGGCCGATGACCAGGTCAAGGTCGGCGGCCGGCGCATCGAATTGGGTGAGGTGGACAGCGCACTGGTGATGCTGCCCGGCGTCAGCGGTGGTGCGGCGGCGGTGCGGACCAGCGCCGCGGGGACCCCACTGCTGGTCGGTTATCTGGTCAGCACCGATCCGGACTTCGATCTGGGGGCCGCACGCGCCGAGCTGGGCCGGCAACTGCCCGCCGCGCTGGTTCCCCGGCTGGTGCTGGTCGACGAACTGCCGACGCGCACGTCGGGCAAGGTGGACCGTGATGCGCTGCCGTGGCCGGTGGGGCCGGAGCCGGGTGCCCTGCCCGGCGGAGTTCTCGGGGACGACCCGGACAGCACCCTGGGCTGGCTGGCCGGGCTGTGGCGCGACGTGCTGGGCGCCCCGGTCCACGACGAGCAGGCCGACTTCTTCGCCCTCGGCGGCGGATCGCTGCAAGCGGCACAGCTGGTGGCCGCGGTGCGGCAGCGTTACCCGCAGACCACGGTCGCCCAGCTCTACGACCGTCCGCGGCTCGGCTCCCTGGCCGGATTCCTCGACGACATGGGCCGCAGTGACACCGGAGCCGACGCCGCGTCCCGCGCGGTTGCGCCCACACCGTGGCAGACCCAGGCCGCACAGGTATTGCTGTCGGTGCCGCTGGCCACGCTGACCGGGCTGCAGTGGGTGACGTGGCTGACGCTGATCAACAACGTGGTGTCGTTGATGCATCCGCTGCCCTGGCTGGTGCGGCTCGACTGGTGGTGGGTGATCGCCGCTTTCGTGCTGTTCGTGACCCCGCTGGGCCGGATGGGTATCGCCGCGCTGGGGGCGCGCGCCCTGCTTTCCAACCTGCAGCCGGGCACCTATCGGCGCGGCGGCCCCGAGCACCTGCGGGTCTGGATCGCCGAACGGCTCGCCACCGCCAGCGGAGCCGAGAACCTTTCCGGCGCACCGTGGCTGGTGTATTACGCGCGGGCACTGGGTAACAAGATCGGCGAGGGAGTGGATCTGCACTCCGCCCCGCCGGTGACCGGGATGCTGACGCTGGGCCACCGGTGTTCCATCGAGCCGGAGGTGGACCTGACCGGGCACTGGATCGACGGCGACGCGTTCCACGTCGGTCCTGTGACGGTAGGCAACGACGCCACCATCGGTGCCCGCACCACCCTGCTGCCCGGCGCTGCGGTCGGCAAGGACGCCGACGTCGCTCCCGGGTCCGGGGTAGTCGGCGAGGTGAAGAAGGGCCAGTACTGGACCGGTTCGCCGGCGGTGAAATCCGGTAAGGCGCACCACCCCTGGCCGGATCACCGGCCGCCGCCGAAACCGGTGTGGGCCGCGGTGTACGGGCTGACGTCGATCCTGCTAGGCGGGTTGCCGTTGTTGGCCTTAGGTGTCGGCCTGGCGGTGCTGGGCTGGGCGGTGCGGGATTGCGTCACCCTGGCCGACGCGATCCGGCCGGCCGTGCTGGCCACCCCGTTGGCCGCGCTGGTCGCGATGTTCAGCTACGCCGCCTTGACCGTGGTCGGGGTGCGGCTGTTGTCGATCGGGCTGCGCGACGGCTACCACCCGGTGCGCAGCCGGGTGGGTTGGCAGCTGTGGGCCACCGAACGTCTGATGGACGACGCGCGCGACTATCTTTTTCCGGTGTACGCCAGCCTGATCACGCCCTGGTGGCTGCGGCTGTTGGGGGCCAAGGTGGGCGACGGCACCGAGATCTCCACCGCACTGGTGATCCCGAAGTTCACCACGATCGCCGACGGCGCCTTTCTCGCTGACGACACCATGGTGGCCTCCTACGAATTGGGCGGTGGCTGGATCCACGTCGCGCCGGCCACCATCGGCAAGCGTGCGTTCCTGGGCAACTCCGGGATCACCCAGCCGGGCAGGCGGGTCCCCGACAACTCATTGGTAGCGGTGCTGTCAACCGCACCGCACAAGGCCAAGACCGGCTCGTCGTGGCTGGGCAGCCCGCCGGTGCGACTGCGGCGCAAGGCTGCCGACCTTGATGCCGAGCGCACCTTCGAACCGCCGCTGCGGTTGAAGCTGATGCGCGCCCTCATGGAGACATTCCGGCTGATCCCGGTCATCGTCACGTTTGCGATCGGAGCCGCGGTTTTGGGCGCGTTGCAGTGGGGGGCAACGCGGTTCGGCTACGGCTGGACCGCGCTGGGCAGCGGCGTGACGCTGCTGGCCGCGGGTGCGGTGGCCGGCGGCAGCGCGGTGGTGGCGAAATGGCTGACCGTGGGCCGGATCCGGGCGTCACAGCGCCCGCTGTGGTCGTCGTTCGTGTGGCGCAACGAGGTCTCCGACGCTTTCGTCGAAACGGTTGCCGCCCCGTGGTTCGCCCGCGCCGCAACCGGTACCCCGGTAATGAACCTGTGGTTGCGGGCGCTCGGCGCCACCATCGGCCGCGGCGTATGGTGCGAGACGTACTGGCTGCCCGAAGCCGACCTGGTGACGCTGGCCGCCGGCGCGACGGTGAACCGCGGCTGCGTGGTGCAGACCCACCTGTTCCACGACCGGATCATGCAGATGGACACCGTCACGCTGGACGCGGGCGCCACTTTGGGTCCCAACTGCGTGGCGTTGCCCGCGGCCCGGCTGGGCGCCGGCGCCACCGTCGGGCCGGCCTCGCTGGTGATGCGCGGTGACGAGGTGCCGGCGGCGACCCGATGGCAGGGCAATCCGATTGCACCGTGGCCGGTGTCGGGCAAGAAGCGTGGCTCTTCGGCCGCCGCGAGTCAGGAGCCCGCGGCATGA
- a CDS encoding GDP-mannose 4,6-dehydratase: MRALVTGAAGFIGSTLVDRLRADGHQVVGLDNFATGRALNIEHLAGDAGFTFVEADIVSADLQAILAQHQPEVVFHLAAQIDVRHSVADPVFDASVNVIGTIRLAEAARTAGVRKIVHTSSGGSIYGTPSHYPTSEDVPTDPASPYAAGKVAGEIYLNTFGHLYGLQCSHIAPANVYGPRQDPHGEAGVVAIFAQALLEGRPTKVFGDGSNTRDYVFVDDVVDAFVRASGEDGNGQRFNVGTGVETSDRQLHTAVAAAVGAPDDPEFHPPRLGDLKRSCLDISRAADVLAWRPQVALADGVTRTVAYFRQMKTV; this comes from the coding sequence GTGCGAGCACTGGTCACCGGAGCAGCCGGGTTCATCGGATCGACGTTGGTCGACCGCCTGCGGGCGGACGGACACCAGGTCGTCGGGCTGGACAATTTCGCCACCGGCCGGGCCCTCAACATCGAGCATCTGGCAGGTGACGCCGGCTTCACCTTCGTCGAGGCCGACATCGTCTCCGCGGACCTGCAGGCGATCCTGGCGCAGCACCAGCCCGAGGTGGTCTTTCACCTGGCCGCCCAGATCGACGTACGCCACTCGGTGGCCGACCCGGTCTTCGACGCCTCGGTTAATGTCATCGGGACGATCCGGCTTGCCGAAGCCGCCCGGACGGCGGGGGTGCGCAAGATCGTGCACACCTCCTCGGGCGGGTCGATCTACGGCACTCCATCGCACTATCCGACCAGTGAGGACGTCCCCACGGACCCCGCTTCGCCCTATGCCGCCGGAAAGGTGGCCGGCGAGATCTACCTCAACACCTTTGGACACCTCTACGGGCTGCAGTGCTCCCACATCGCGCCGGCCAACGTCTACGGACCTCGGCAGGACCCGCATGGCGAGGCCGGGGTGGTGGCGATCTTCGCCCAGGCGCTGCTGGAGGGCAGGCCTACCAAGGTGTTCGGGGACGGCTCCAACACTCGTGACTACGTGTTCGTCGACGACGTGGTAGATGCTTTCGTGCGGGCCTCGGGTGAGGATGGCAACGGGCAGCGGTTCAACGTCGGCACCGGCGTGGAAACCTCCGACCGGCAGCTGCACACCGCGGTGGCCGCCGCCGTCGGTGCACCCGACGACCCGGAGTTCCACCCGCCGCGCCTCGGTGACCTGAAGCGGTCCTGCCTGGACATCTCGCGGGCCGCGGACGTGTTGGCCTGGCGCCCACAGGTCGCGCTGGCCGACGGGGTGACACGCACCGTCGCATACTTCCGGCAGATGAAGACCGTCTGA